A DNA window from Acidobacteriota bacterium contains the following coding sequences:
- a CDS encoding radical SAM protein, with protein sequence MRYRHLFGPVPSRRLGASLGVDLVPHKVCSMDCVYCECGPTTRLTVDRAEYVPTTDVLSEIDDCLGRGPLPDFVTFSGSGEPTLHSGIGTVIRHLKDRWKAPVALLTNATLMPDPAVRRDLLPLDLVVPSLDAALPDSFARVNRPHPDVRCDGVIDGLAAFRREYAGPIWLEVFVVDPVNTGEADLAALQGALDRIHPDRVQINSLDRPGTETWVRKTPLPVLEALAAKLRHPRVEIISRFRERVEYHAFRDDVAEAILETVSRRPCTLDDLSVSLGLHALEARKYLDILEAEKRLRAELGERGVFYRLNR encoded by the coding sequence ATGCGATACCGACACCTTTTCGGCCCCGTCCCCTCCCGCCGCCTGGGCGCGTCCCTGGGCGTCGATCTCGTCCCCCACAAGGTCTGCTCCATGGACTGCGTCTACTGCGAGTGCGGGCCCACGACCCGCCTCACCGTCGATCGCGCGGAGTACGTGCCGACGACGGACGTCCTGTCGGAGATCGACGACTGCCTCGGGCGGGGCCCGCTGCCCGACTTCGTGACCTTCTCGGGCTCCGGCGAGCCCACGCTCCACAGCGGCATCGGGACGGTGATCCGCCACCTGAAGGACCGCTGGAAGGCCCCCGTCGCCCTGTTGACCAACGCCACCCTGATGCCGGACCCCGCGGTGCGGCGCGACCTGTTGCCCCTGGACCTGGTGGTGCCCTCCCTGGACGCCGCCCTGCCGGACAGTTTCGCCCGGGTCAACCGCCCCCACCCCGACGTCCGCTGCGACGGGGTGATCGACGGGTTGGCGGCGTTTCGCCGGGAGTACGCGGGGCCGATCTGGCTGGAGGTTTTCGTGGTGGACCCGGTCAACACCGGGGAGGCGGACCTTGCGGCACTGCAGGGGGCCCTGGACCGGATTCACCCGGACCGCGTCCAGATCAACTCCCTGGACCGGCCGGGAACGGAAACCTGGGTCCGCAAGACCCCTCTGCCCGTGCTGGAGGCCCTGGCCGCGAAACTGCGTCACCCCCGGGTGGAGATCATCTCACGGTTCCGGGAGCGGGTGGAGTACCACGCCTTCCGCGACGACGTGGCCGAGGCCATCCTGGAAACGGTTTCCCGGCGGCCCTGCACCCTGGACGACCTGTCCGTCTCCCTCGGCCTGCACGCCCTCGAGGCCCGCAAGTACCTCGACATCCTGGAGGCGGAGAAGCGGCTCCGGGCCGAGCTTGGGGAACGCGGCGTCTTCTACCGCCTCAACCGGTGA
- a CDS encoding L-lactate dehydrogenase, translating to MGYADDRHQLVIVGAGRVGSTTAYAALVSGIADSITLIDADRNRAEGEVMDLVHGLPFVSPTTVRAAGYEACREADVIIVTAGAARQPGDTRLDLARRNLALYQEIIPKIVEWTREAVLVIVSNPVDLLTLAAQRMSGLPPSQVVGTGTVLDTSRLRSTLAEHFAIDARNVHAFVVGEHGDSQVTLWSSARIAGLTLADYAKAAGRAWGADLEHDLERQVLTAGAEVIRRKGATYFAIGLVASSLARTILHDVRSILTVSSVLQGEHGLADVALSLPCVVGREGCAKALTLSIDERELGALRSSADTLRKTYDEISGPRA from the coding sequence ATGGGATATGCGGATGACCGGCACCAGTTGGTGATCGTGGGCGCGGGGCGGGTGGGCTCGACGACGGCGTATGCCGCCCTGGTCTCGGGGATCGCCGACTCCATCACCCTCATCGACGCTGACCGGAACCGCGCCGAGGGCGAGGTGATGGACCTCGTCCACGGGCTTCCGTTCGTGTCGCCGACCACGGTGCGTGCCGCCGGGTACGAGGCCTGCCGCGAGGCCGACGTGATCATCGTGACCGCGGGGGCGGCAAGGCAGCCGGGGGACACCCGCCTCGACCTCGCCCGGCGAAACCTCGCGCTCTACCAGGAAATCATCCCAAAGATCGTGGAGTGGACCCGGGAAGCCGTGCTGGTCATCGTGTCGAACCCGGTGGACCTGCTCACCCTGGCCGCGCAACGGATGTCCGGGCTGCCCCCCTCCCAGGTCGTCGGCACGGGGACCGTCCTCGACACCTCGCGGCTCCGCTCGACCCTGGCGGAACACTTCGCCATCGACGCCCGCAACGTGCACGCCTTCGTGGTGGGCGAACACGGCGACTCCCAGGTCACCTTGTGGAGTTCGGCCCGGATCGCCGGCCTGACCCTGGCGGACTATGCGAAGGCTGCCGGAAGGGCTTGGGGCGCGGACCTCGAGCACGATCTCGAGCGGCAGGTCCTCACCGCCGGGGCCGAGGTGATCCGGCGCAAGGGCGCCACCTACTTCGCCATCGGGCTCGTTGCCTCCTCCCTTGCGCGGACCATCCTCCACGACGTGCGGTCGATCCTGACCGTGAGTTCCGTCCTCCAGGGCGAGCACGGCCTCGCCGACGTCGCGCTCTCCCTCCCCTGCGTGGTGGGCCGGGAAGGCTGCGCGAAAGCCCTGACCCTGTCCATCGACGAGCGGGAGTTGGGCGCGCTCCGGTCTTCCGCGGACACGCTCCGGAAAACCTACGACGAGATCAGTGGCCCAAGGGCCTGA
- a CDS encoding SIS domain-containing protein, whose amino-acid sequence MEYLLSAVAVDLECLLRDAVDRFGDTVEETAREAARRVRKGGRVYLLGNGGSAADALHWAGELMGRFRLDRPGIPAFALAGNPALLTATANDMGYDRVFARQLLTLAGPNDVVVAISTSGNSPNVVAALEAVAGVPCLKVGFTGRGGGDVGPLCDVLFDVDSTDTPRIQEIHEVLGHVFCERLEALLQEVTR is encoded by the coding sequence ATGGAATACCTGCTTTCAGCGGTCGCGGTGGACCTGGAGTGCCTGTTGCGCGACGCGGTGGATCGCTTCGGTGACACCGTGGAGGAGACCGCCCGGGAGGCCGCCCGCCGGGTTCGGAAAGGCGGGAGGGTCTACCTGCTGGGGAACGGCGGGTCCGCCGCGGACGCCCTCCACTGGGCCGGGGAACTGATGGGGCGATTTCGACTGGACCGGCCCGGGATCCCCGCGTTCGCCCTGGCGGGCAACCCCGCCCTCCTCACCGCCACCGCCAACGACATGGGCTACGACCGGGTCTTCGCCCGCCAGTTGCTCACCCTGGCCGGCCCGAACGACGTGGTGGTCGCCATCAGCACCAGCGGGAACTCCCCCAACGTGGTGGCCGCCCTCGAGGCCGTCGCCGGGGTCCCGTGCCTGAAGGTCGGCTTCACCGGTCGGGGGGGCGGCGACGTCGGTCCCCTCTGCGATGTCCTCTTCGACGTCGATTCCACGGACACGCCCCGGATCCAGGAAATCCACGAGGTCCTGGGCCACGTTTTCTGCGAAAGGCTGGAAGCCCTGCTCCAGGAGGTGACCCGATGA
- a CDS encoding sulfide/dihydroorotate dehydrogenase-like FAD/NAD-binding protein encodes MTDGLNQPPPAVPDFSNTFRVVAKQELAKRTICMMEIEAPFIARKARAGQFVILRVTDAGERVPMTITDKDPDKGTITIYFQIIGKSTALMRTLKVGECFQDVVGPLGEPDRIERVGKIVMVGGGTGTAVLYHITKAYREFDNYIIGITGAREKELLILEKEMRQLCDELMICTDDGSQGERGLVTDLLTKCLRLNPDVRMVWGIGPLAMMKAVANLTRPFQIKTMVSLNPIMLDGTGMCGCCRVTVNKCTRFVCVHGPSFDAHQVDFDELLKRKGMYLVQERESLLFSVRR; translated from the coding sequence ATGACTGACGGGTTGAACCAGCCGCCGCCGGCCGTGCCGGATTTCAGCAACACCTTCCGGGTCGTGGCCAAGCAGGAGCTGGCCAAGCGCACCATCTGCATGATGGAGATCGAGGCGCCCTTCATTGCCCGGAAAGCCCGGGCGGGCCAGTTCGTCATCCTCCGGGTGACCGACGCCGGCGAACGGGTCCCCATGACCATCACCGACAAGGACCCGGACAAGGGGACCATCACCATCTACTTCCAGATCATCGGCAAGTCCACGGCGCTTATGCGGACCCTCAAGGTGGGGGAATGCTTCCAGGATGTGGTGGGGCCCCTCGGCGAGCCGGACCGGATCGAGCGGGTGGGGAAGATCGTGATGGTGGGCGGGGGCACGGGCACGGCGGTGCTCTACCACATCACCAAGGCCTACCGCGAGTTCGACAACTACATCATCGGGATCACCGGGGCCCGCGAGAAGGAACTGCTGATCCTGGAAAAGGAGATGCGCCAGCTCTGCGACGAGCTGATGATCTGCACCGACGACGGGAGCCAGGGGGAGCGCGGGCTGGTGACGGACCTCCTCACCAAGTGCCTGCGGCTCAACCCCGATGTCCGGATGGTCTGGGGGATTGGGCCCCTGGCCATGATGAAGGCCGTGGCGAACCTGACGCGCCCCTTCCAGATCAAGACCATGGTGAGCCTCAACCCCATCATGCTGGACGGGACCGGGATGTGCGGGTGCTGCCGGGTGACGGTGAACAAGTGCACCCGTTTCGTCTGCGTCCACGGGCCGAGTTTCGACGCCCACCAGGTGGACTTCGACGAACTCCTCAAGCGCAAGGGCATGTACCTGGTCCAGGAGCGGGAGTCCCTGCTCTTCTCCGTGAGACGCTGA
- a CDS encoding DJ-1/PfpI family protein, translating into MDVQGKKAALIVALAGFRDEEYLEPRQVLVKAGIGVTTVSTGPGTARGKLGAKAAVDRLIEDLHVSDYEAILFIGGPGAADYFNHPRALAVANDAVAAGKVLGAICIAPGTLARAGVLKGKRATCFPSEEPSLKKAGAVYTGQDVEVDGRIVTANGPHAARAFGQAVVRLLT; encoded by the coding sequence ATGGACGTTCAGGGCAAAAAGGCGGCGCTGATCGTGGCGCTGGCCGGGTTCCGCGACGAGGAGTACCTGGAGCCTCGGCAGGTCCTGGTGAAGGCCGGCATCGGGGTGACAACGGTCTCCACCGGCCCCGGCACCGCCCGGGGCAAGCTCGGCGCCAAGGCGGCGGTGGACCGCCTCATCGAGGATCTCCACGTGTCCGACTACGAGGCCATCCTCTTCATCGGCGGGCCGGGAGCGGCGGACTACTTCAACCACCCGCGGGCCCTGGCCGTCGCCAACGACGCCGTGGCGGCGGGGAAGGTCCTCGGCGCCATCTGCATCGCCCCGGGGACCCTGGCCCGCGCGGGGGTCCTGAAGGGGAAGCGGGCGACCTGTTTCCCCTCCGAGGAGCCGTCCCTCAAGAAGGCGGGCGCCGTCTACACCGGCCAGGACGTGGAGGTGGACGGCCGCATCGTCACCGCCAACGGGCCCCACGCCGCCCGGGCCTTTGGCCAGGCCGTGGTCCGGCTGCTCACGTAA
- a CDS encoding methyltransferase domain-containing protein → MNQDPWVRFEDLIREQLSVQVELSFDRHHRFMLQHGLSRCSHVTDIGTGNGLFLSRLAERHPEIAFTGVDAEECMVREAGRRRLPNVTWQQADARVEGALDTLGATDGILMRYVVLHLPDTRRTLPRMLAPSRPGTLLWVVDLDPDFTLCQPETPAFTFFEELVRGFCEKHATEIRTGTFLPPILESAGFEVLEVGVEPFNNQQIDDRVLAEYLFREATLYHHFLHGTHTSKKLDEMRRFFFDVMKRDTHFVQYGMAMVAACKR, encoded by the coding sequence ATGAACCAGGACCCCTGGGTCCGCTTCGAGGACCTGATCCGGGAACAGCTCTCCGTGCAGGTCGAGCTGTCCTTCGACCGCCACCACCGATTCATGCTCCAGCACGGCCTTTCCCGGTGCAGCCACGTCACGGACATCGGAACGGGGAACGGCCTTTTCCTCTCCAGGCTCGCGGAGCGCCACCCGGAGATCGCCTTCACCGGGGTGGACGCGGAGGAGTGCATGGTCCGTGAGGCCGGCCGTCGACGGCTTCCCAACGTGACCTGGCAGCAGGCGGACGCGAGGGTGGAAGGGGCCCTGGACACGCTCGGCGCCACGGACGGCATCCTCATGCGCTACGTGGTCCTCCACCTGCCCGACACCCGCCGCACCCTTCCCCGGATGCTCGCCCCTTCCCGGCCGGGGACCCTCTTGTGGGTCGTCGACCTGGACCCGGATTTCACCCTGTGCCAGCCCGAAACACCGGCGTTCACCTTCTTCGAGGAACTTGTCCGCGGCTTCTGTGAAAAGCACGCCACGGAGATCCGCACGGGGACCTTCCTGCCTCCCATCCTGGAGTCTGCGGGGTTCGAGGTCCTCGAGGTCGGGGTGGAGCCATTCAACAACCAGCAGATCGACGACCGGGTCCTGGCGGAGTACCTCTTCCGGGAAGCGACGCTGTACCACCACTTCCTTCACGGCACCCACACCTCGAAGAAGCTTGACGAGATGCGGCGTTTCTTCTTCGACGTGATGAAGCGGGACACTCACTTCGTGCAGTACGGCATGGCCATGGTCGCCGCCTGCAAACGCTGA
- the gltA gene encoding NADPH-dependent glutamate synthase, translated as MEHDKSEKPKEKIPRQKMPEQNVSSRIRNFDEVPLGYPPESAVLEAKRCLQCRNPLCVQGCPVEIDIPAFLKRISEGAFPEAIRKIKEKNALPAVCGRVCPQEDQCEKLCVLGVKGNPVGIGNLERFAADAEYTAGEIVVPPVAPPTGHRVAVVGAGPSGLTVAADLAILGHDVTIFEALHEGGGVLMYGIPEFRLPKAIVRREVEYLRRLGVKIHVDYIIGKVLEVRELLDMGFEAVFLGVGAGLPMFMNIPGENLNGVYSANEFLTRSNLMQAFRFPDADTPIYVGKNVAVVGGGNVAMDCARTALRLGAKRVTVVYRRSRTELPARHDEIIRAEEEGIIFNFLTNPIRYLANEQSWVRAMECVRMELTEEDASGRRAVIPIEGSEQVWEFDTVIVAIGAGANPIVASTMPDLKVNRRGYYEVNPETMETSKPRVYAGGDIVTGSATVISAMGAGRVAARAIHRQLTGGAPKA; from the coding sequence ATGGAACACGACAAAAGCGAAAAACCCAAAGAGAAGATCCCCCGCCAGAAGATGCCCGAACAGAACGTGTCGAGCCGCATCCGGAACTTTGACGAGGTGCCGCTGGGCTACCCGCCGGAGTCCGCCGTCCTGGAGGCGAAGCGCTGCCTCCAGTGCCGCAACCCGCTCTGCGTCCAGGGCTGCCCGGTGGAAATCGACATCCCGGCTTTCCTCAAGCGGATCAGCGAGGGCGCCTTCCCGGAGGCCATTCGGAAGATCAAGGAAAAGAATGCGTTGCCCGCCGTGTGCGGCCGCGTCTGCCCCCAGGAGGACCAGTGCGAGAAGCTGTGCGTCCTGGGGGTCAAGGGAAACCCGGTCGGCATCGGCAACCTGGAACGGTTCGCCGCCGACGCCGAGTACACGGCGGGGGAAATCGTCGTCCCCCCGGTTGCACCCCCCACCGGCCACCGGGTCGCCGTGGTCGGCGCCGGGCCTTCGGGATTGACCGTCGCGGCGGATCTGGCGATCCTGGGGCATGACGTGACCATCTTCGAGGCGTTGCACGAGGGGGGCGGGGTGCTCATGTACGGCATTCCCGAGTTCCGGCTTCCCAAGGCCATCGTCCGGCGCGAGGTGGAGTACCTGCGGCGCCTGGGGGTGAAGATCCACGTCGACTACATCATCGGGAAGGTCCTGGAAGTCCGGGAACTCCTCGACATGGGTTTCGAGGCGGTGTTCCTGGGCGTCGGCGCCGGGCTCCCCATGTTCATGAACATCCCCGGGGAAAACCTCAACGGCGTCTACTCCGCCAACGAGTTCCTCACGCGCTCCAACCTCATGCAGGCGTTCCGCTTCCCCGATGCCGACACCCCCATCTACGTCGGGAAGAACGTGGCGGTGGTGGGGGGCGGGAACGTGGCCATGGACTGCGCCCGCACGGCGCTGCGGCTGGGGGCCAAGCGCGTCACCGTCGTCTACCGCCGTTCCCGCACCGAGTTGCCGGCGCGGCACGACGAGATCATCCGGGCGGAGGAGGAGGGGATCATCTTCAACTTCCTGACCAACCCCATCCGGTACCTGGCCAACGAACAGAGCTGGGTGCGGGCCATGGAGTGCGTCCGGATGGAACTGACCGAGGAGGACGCCTCGGGGCGGCGCGCGGTGATCCCCATCGAGGGGTCCGAACAGGTCTGGGAGTTCGACACCGTGATCGTGGCCATCGGCGCCGGGGCCAACCCCATCGTGGCCTCCACGATGCCCGACCTGAAGGTCAACCGCCGGGGCTACTACGAGGTGAACCCCGAGACCATGGAAACCTCCAAGCCCCGGGTCTACGCCGGCGGGGACATCGTCACGGGCTCGGCCACCGTCATCTCCGCCATGGGGGCTGGGAGGGTCGCCGCACGGGCCATCCACCGGCAGCTCACCGGCGGGGCCCCGAAGGCCTAG
- a CDS encoding J domain-containing protein: MDYKDYYKVLEVDKNAGTDVIKKSYRRLARKYHPDFNKGNKAAEQRFKEINEAYQVLGDEEKRKKYDQLGADWDKYKDAPGGGGFDPSAFAGFGNLGGRGGAGKRGGFSDFFRMFFGGAEEFDFTGMPTAGGPRRPRRQGGAAPSEEPAAELPVSVREAVAGTRQRLTLNQEVPCEACGGRGLSSSGVCPRCGGRGVSVLPETIDVNIPPGVQTGSKVRLRGKGAPGPGGRRPDLFLAVRVQPDALFRLEGRDVHCELPLTVCEAVLGAEIDCPTASGRVRMRIPPETDNGRTFRLKGKGLPALGSHPAGDQIVTVRVVLPRNLGEAERDLFRQLAALRRDNPRSGLF, translated from the coding sequence ATGGACTACAAGGACTACTACAAGGTCCTCGAGGTGGACAAGAACGCCGGCACGGACGTCATCAAGAAGTCCTACCGCCGGCTGGCGCGGAAGTACCACCCCGACTTCAACAAGGGAAACAAGGCCGCCGAGCAGCGCTTCAAGGAGATCAACGAGGCCTACCAGGTGCTGGGGGACGAGGAGAAGCGAAAGAAGTACGACCAGCTCGGCGCGGACTGGGACAAGTACAAGGACGCCCCGGGCGGAGGCGGTTTCGACCCGTCCGCCTTCGCCGGTTTCGGCAACCTCGGCGGACGCGGCGGGGCCGGCAAGCGGGGTGGGTTCAGTGACTTCTTCCGGATGTTCTTCGGCGGCGCCGAGGAATTCGATTTCACGGGAATGCCCACCGCGGGCGGCCCCCGGCGCCCGCGCCGGCAGGGGGGCGCGGCGCCCTCCGAGGAGCCCGCGGCGGAACTCCCGGTGAGCGTGCGGGAAGCCGTCGCGGGGACGCGCCAGCGCCTGACCCTGAACCAGGAGGTCCCCTGCGAGGCCTGCGGCGGACGGGGGCTCTCGTCTTCCGGGGTCTGTCCCCGGTGCGGCGGGCGCGGAGTGAGTGTCCTTCCCGAGACCATCGACGTCAACATCCCGCCGGGGGTGCAGACGGGGTCGAAGGTCCGCCTTCGCGGGAAGGGAGCCCCGGGTCCCGGCGGCCGCCGCCCCGACCTCTTCCTCGCGGTCCGGGTCCAGCCGGACGCCCTCTTTCGCCTCGAAGGGCGGGACGTCCACTGCGAGCTGCCCCTGACGGTCTGCGAGGCGGTGCTGGGCGCGGAGATCGACTGCCCGACCGCCTCCGGCCGGGTCCGGATGCGGATCCCCCCCGAGACCGACAACGGCCGGACCTTCCGGTTGAAAGGGAAAGGACTCCCCGCCCTCGGGTCCCACCCCGCCGGCGACCAGATCGTGACGGTCCGGGTGGTACTCCCCCGCAACCTCGGCGAAGCGGAACGGGACCTCTTCCGGCAGCTCGCCGCCCTGCGCCGGGACAACCCCCGCAGCGGCCTGTTCTGA